A genome region from Streptomyces pratensis includes the following:
- the rho gene encoding transcription termination factor Rho: MTSTLERPVARQNQPVPSGGVLDTSVGVLDTTDAGHGVLRADGGHCSPHDIRVPPALIRRYGLRRGDVVEGTCEGPRALSRVETVNGRAAHELRGRPHFRDLTPLHPRERLRLERPDGGPAPRVIDLIAPVGKGQRGLIVAPPKTGKTVLLQQIAASVAVSHPECHLMVVLLDERPEEVTDMRRSVRGEVYASTFDRPAEEHIALADLAVERAKRLVEQGRDVVILLDSLTRLCRAHNNNARAGGRTLSGGVDAAALIGPKKLFGAARLAEEGGSLTILATVLVDTGSRADDYFFEELKSTGNMELRLDRALADRRVFPAVDITPSGTRREELLLPAAELAAVRGLRRALRSRDSQATLEGLLDRIRRTPDNAAFLQQVRRTVPDV; this comes from the coding sequence ATGACCAGCACACTCGAACGCCCCGTAGCCCGGCAGAATCAGCCCGTCCCCTCAGGCGGTGTCCTCGACACGTCAGTCGGTGTCCTCGACACGACGGACGCCGGGCACGGTGTGCTGCGGGCCGACGGGGGCCATTGCTCCCCCCACGACATCCGGGTGCCGCCCGCACTGATCCGTAGGTACGGCCTGCGCAGGGGCGATGTGGTCGAAGGGACCTGCGAGGGTCCGCGCGCCCTGTCCCGCGTCGAGACCGTCAACGGCCGTGCGGCGCACGAGCTCCGGGGCCGTCCGCACTTCCGCGACCTCACCCCGCTGCACCCCCGGGAGCGGCTGCGCCTGGAGAGGCCGGACGGTGGGCCGGCCCCGCGCGTCATCGACCTGATCGCACCGGTCGGCAAGGGCCAGCGCGGACTGATCGTCGCACCGCCGAAGACCGGAAAGACCGTACTGCTGCAGCAGATCGCCGCGTCGGTCGCCGTCAGTCATCCCGAGTGCCATCTGATGGTGGTGCTCCTGGACGAACGTCCCGAAGAGGTCACGGACATGCGCCGTTCCGTACGGGGCGAGGTGTATGCCTCCACGTTCGACCGGCCCGCCGAGGAGCACATCGCGCTCGCGGACCTCGCCGTGGAACGTGCCAAGCGCCTGGTCGAGCAGGGCCGGGACGTAGTGATCCTCCTCGACTCCCTCACCCGGCTGTGCCGCGCCCACAACAACAACGCGCGAGCCGGCGGCCGTACTCTGAGCGGCGGCGTGGACGCGGCGGCGCTCATCGGCCCCAAGAAGCTGTTCGGGGCGGCCCGGCTCGCCGAGGAGGGCGGTTCGCTGACCATCCTGGCAACCGTGCTGGTGGACACGGGCTCCCGCGCCGACGACTACTTCTTCGAGGAACTCAAGAGCACCGGCAACATGGAGCTCCGCCTCGACCGGGCACTGGCCGACCGCCGGGTCTTCCCGGCGGTCGACATCACACCCTCCGGTACACGCCGCGAGGAACTCCTGCTGCCGGCGGCGGAACTGGCCGCCGTACGGGGGCTGAGGCGCGCCCTGCGCTCCAGGGACTCCCAGGCCACGCTCGAAGGGCTGCTGGACCGGATCCGCAGGACACCCGACAACGCCGCCTTCCTCCAGCAGGTCCGGCGGACCGTCCCTGACGTGTGA
- the mutA gene encoding methylmalonyl-CoA mutase small subunit: MTVLPADGLSPAAEFPDPSHDQWQSLVEGVLRRSGKEVTGTAAEGALSTALEDGLTVRPLYTSIDATADPGLPGFAPFTRGSRAAGNTTDGWDVRQRHALPDPVRLNEAVLGDLENGVTSIWLTVGGPGGVPVSGLARALEGVYLDLAPVALDAGADPGPAVRELLGLYEARGVAKEAARGSLGVDPLGVAARTGTEPETDAAAHWARLCSSEYPGLRSLSVDALPYHEAGGSAAEELGLSLATGVAYLRTLTSSGLSVEEACAQLEFRYAATADQFLTIAKLRAARRLWARVAEVCGARDAGAQRQHAVTSSVMMTRRDPWVNMLRTTLACLGAGVGGAESVTVLPFDHALGLPDAFARRIARNTSTILVEESHLARVTDPAGGSWYVERLTDELAAAAWSFFQEVERAGGQAAALHSGMVQERLAATWAARSRNLARRKEPVTGVSEFPALDERPVEREPSPTTPNGGGLPKVRRDEAFEALRARSDAHLAATGSRPKVFIAALGPASVHTARASFAANLFLSGGIEPVQEPASVDASTAAAAFKAAGATIACLCSTDALYTEQAEAVASALRAAGAEQIFLAGRPGEYAGADVHVFAGCDVVAVLSSELDRMGVA, translated from the coding sequence ATGACGGTCCTGCCTGCTGACGGGCTTTCTCCGGCTGCCGAGTTCCCCGACCCTTCCCACGATCAGTGGCAGAGCCTCGTCGAAGGCGTACTGCGCAGGTCAGGTAAGGAAGTCACGGGCACGGCAGCCGAGGGAGCACTGTCCACCGCGCTCGAGGACGGGCTCACAGTCCGCCCCCTGTACACCTCCATCGACGCAACCGCAGACCCCGGTCTGCCCGGCTTCGCGCCCTTCACCCGGGGCAGCCGGGCTGCGGGGAACACCACGGACGGCTGGGACGTGCGCCAGCGACACGCGCTGCCCGATCCCGTGCGGCTGAACGAGGCCGTGCTCGGCGATCTGGAGAACGGCGTCACGTCGATCTGGCTGACCGTCGGCGGTCCCGGCGGGGTTCCGGTCTCCGGTCTGGCACGTGCCCTGGAGGGCGTCTACCTCGATCTTGCGCCTGTCGCGCTCGACGCGGGCGCCGATCCCGGGCCCGCCGTCCGGGAGTTGCTCGGGCTCTACGAGGCCCGGGGGGTCGCGAAGGAGGCCGCACGCGGAAGCCTCGGGGTGGATCCGCTCGGGGTGGCCGCCCGTACGGGCACGGAGCCGGAGACGGACGCAGCGGCCCACTGGGCCCGGCTGTGTTCGAGCGAGTACCCGGGGCTTCGTTCCCTGTCCGTGGACGCCCTGCCGTACCACGAAGCCGGTGGCTCCGCAGCCGAGGAGCTGGGGCTCTCACTGGCCACCGGCGTCGCCTACCTCCGAACCCTGACGTCCTCGGGGCTCTCCGTCGAAGAGGCCTGCGCACAGCTGGAGTTCCGGTACGCGGCGACGGCCGATCAGTTCCTGACCATCGCGAAGCTCCGCGCGGCCAGGCGGCTGTGGGCCCGTGTCGCGGAGGTCTGCGGGGCCCGTGACGCCGGGGCGCAGCGGCAGCACGCCGTGACCTCGTCGGTGATGATGACGCGCCGTGATCCGTGGGTGAACATGCTGCGGACGACGCTGGCCTGTCTGGGCGCGGGCGTCGGCGGAGCCGAATCCGTCACCGTGCTGCCGTTCGATCATGCGCTGGGGCTGCCCGACGCGTTCGCCCGGCGGATCGCCCGCAACACCTCCACGATCCTGGTGGAGGAGTCCCATCTGGCCCGGGTGACGGACCCGGCCGGCGGTTCCTGGTACGTCGAGCGGCTGACCGATGAACTGGCCGCTGCCGCCTGGTCGTTCTTCCAGGAGGTGGAGCGGGCCGGCGGTCAGGCCGCCGCCCTCCACTCCGGCATGGTCCAGGAGCGGCTCGCGGCGACGTGGGCGGCCCGGAGCAGGAATCTGGCACGGCGCAAGGAGCCGGTGACGGGGGTCAGCGAGTTCCCGGCTCTCGACGAGCGGCCGGTGGAGCGTGAGCCCTCGCCCACCACGCCGAACGGCGGCGGGCTGCCCAAGGTCCGGCGGGACGAGGCGTTCGAGGCGCTGCGGGCGAGGTCGGACGCGCACCTGGCGGCCACGGGCAGCCGCCCCAAGGTGTTCATCGCCGCACTCGGGCCGGCGTCGGTCCACACCGCGCGGGCATCCTTCGCGGCGAACCTCTTCCTGTCGGGCGGCATCGAGCCCGTCCAGGAGCCGGCTTCCGTGGACGCGTCGACCGCCGCCGCGGCCTTCAAGGCCGCCGGGGCGACGATCGCCTGCCTGTGCTCGACGGACGCGCTCTACACCGAACAGGCCGAGGCCGTCGCCTCCGCCCTCCGGGCCGCGGGGGCCGAGCAGATCTTCCTCGCGGGGCGGCCGGGCGAGTACGCCGGGGCCGACGTCCACGTGTTCGCCGGCTGTGATGTGGTGGCCGTCCTCTCCTCCGAACTCGACCGTATGGGAGTGGCGTGA
- the meaB gene encoding methylmalonyl Co-A mutase-associated GTPase MeaB: protein MAANIDIDAYAKGVLDGKRAFVARAITLVESARPDHRALAQRLLSELLPHAGRARRIGISGVPGVGKSTFIDALGTLLTGLGHRVAVLAVDPSSSRTGGSILGDKTRMERLAVDARAFVRPSPTAGTLGGVAKATRESIVVMEAAGYDVVLVETVGVGQSETAVANMVDTFLLLTLARTGDQLQGIKKGVLELADAIAVNKADGPHERDARSAARELAGALRLMHPVDAAWTPPVMTCSARESTGLDSLWERLEQHRTLLESTGRLTAKRREQQVDWTWTMVRDELLDSLRGHPKVRALSPELEQRVRKGELTATLAAERILQAFRGED, encoded by the coding sequence GTGGCAGCGAACATCGATATCGACGCCTACGCCAAGGGTGTGCTAGACGGGAAGCGGGCGTTCGTCGCTCGCGCGATCACCCTCGTGGAGTCGGCACGCCCCGACCACCGGGCACTGGCACAGCGATTGCTGAGCGAGCTGCTGCCCCACGCCGGGCGGGCCAGGCGCATCGGGATCAGCGGCGTGCCGGGCGTGGGGAAGTCCACGTTCATCGACGCGCTCGGCACCCTGCTGACCGGCCTCGGGCACCGGGTGGCCGTGCTGGCCGTGGACCCGTCCTCCAGCCGTACCGGCGGCTCGATCCTGGGTGACAAGACCCGGATGGAGCGGCTGGCGGTGGACGCGCGGGCGTTCGTGCGCCCCTCCCCCACCGCGGGGACCCTCGGTGGGGTGGCCAAGGCGACGCGTGAGTCCATCGTGGTGATGGAGGCTGCCGGCTACGACGTGGTTCTGGTGGAGACGGTCGGGGTCGGGCAGTCGGAGACGGCGGTCGCCAACATGGTCGACACCTTCCTGCTGCTCACCCTGGCCCGGACCGGCGACCAGCTCCAGGGGATCAAGAAGGGTGTCCTGGAGCTGGCCGACGCCATCGCGGTCAACAAGGCCGACGGCCCGCACGAGCGCGACGCCCGCTCCGCGGCACGTGAACTGGCGGGCGCCCTGCGGCTGATGCACCCGGTCGACGCGGCCTGGACTCCCCCGGTGATGACGTGCAGCGCCAGGGAGTCGACCGGGCTGGACTCATTGTGGGAGCGGCTGGAGCAGCATCGTACGCTCCTTGAGTCCACCGGGCGGCTGACGGCCAAGCGACGCGAGCAGCAGGTGGACTGGACCTGGACGATGGTCCGCGACGAACTGCTGGACAGCCTGCGTGGCCACCCGAAGGTGCGTGCGCTTTCTCCGGAGCTCGAACAGCGTGTCCGTAAGGGCGAGTTGACGGCAACGCTGGCAGCGGAGCGGATCCTGCAGGCGTTCCGAGGGGAAGACTGA
- the scpA gene encoding methylmalonyl-CoA mutase translates to MQTPETTVSPRTPVPDFSDVALTGEPAAEVSADRWQAAVKESAGRSEDELLWETPEGIEVKPLYTGRDLEGLDFLGTYPGIAPYVRGPYPTMYVNQPWTIRQYAGFSTAEESNAFYRRNLAAGQKGLSIAFDLPTHRGYDSDHPRVTGDVGMAGVAIDSIYDMRQLFDGIPLDRMSVSMTMNGAVLPVLALYIVAAEEQGVAPEKLAGTIQNDILKEFMVRNTYIYPPGPSMRIISDIFAFTSQKMPRYNSISISGYHIQEAGATADLELAYTLADGVEYLRAGQAAGLDVDAFAPRLSFFWAIGMNFFMEIAKLRAARLLWAKLVAEFGPKNPKSLSLRTHSQTSGWSLTAQDVFNNVTRTCVEAMAATQGHTQSLHTNALDEALALPTDFSARIARNTQLLLQQESGTCRVIDPWGGSAYVEKLTHDLARRAWQHIEEVEAAGGMAKAIDAGIPKLRIEEAAARTQARIDAGRQPVIGVNKYRVETDEKIDVLKVDNSSVRAQQIEKLRRLREERDEAACQNALRALTAAAERDPGPGLEGNLLALAVDAARAMATVGEISDALEKVYGRHAGQIRTISGVYRKEAGESPSVDRTRTLVDEFQEAEGRRPRILVAKMGQDGHDRGQKVIATAFADLGFDVDVGPLFQTPGEVARQAVEADVHIVGVSSLAAGHLTLVPALREELATEGREDIMIVVGGVIPPQDIDALHEAGATAVFPPGTVIPDAAHDLVARLAAALGHEL, encoded by the coding sequence ATGCAGACCCCCGAGACCACCGTGTCTCCCCGGACCCCCGTGCCGGACTTCTCCGACGTCGCACTGACGGGCGAGCCCGCCGCCGAGGTCTCCGCGGACCGGTGGCAGGCCGCGGTGAAGGAGTCCGCCGGCCGCTCCGAGGACGAACTGCTCTGGGAGACCCCGGAGGGCATCGAGGTCAAGCCGCTGTACACCGGGCGCGACCTGGAGGGGCTCGACTTCCTCGGGACGTACCCCGGCATCGCTCCGTATGTGCGCGGTCCGTACCCGACGATGTACGTCAATCAGCCCTGGACGATCCGTCAGTACGCGGGGTTCTCCACGGCCGAGGAGTCCAACGCCTTCTACCGGCGCAATCTGGCGGCGGGCCAGAAGGGTCTCTCGATCGCGTTCGACCTGCCGACCCACCGCGGCTACGACAGCGATCACCCCCGGGTGACCGGCGATGTGGGCATGGCGGGCGTGGCGATCGACTCGATCTACGACATGCGTCAGCTCTTCGACGGCATCCCGCTGGACCGCATGTCCGTGTCGATGACGATGAACGGCGCGGTACTTCCCGTACTCGCCCTGTACATCGTCGCCGCGGAGGAGCAGGGAGTCGCGCCCGAGAAGCTGGCCGGGACCATTCAGAACGACATCCTCAAGGAGTTCATGGTCCGCAACACCTACATCTATCCGCCCGGCCCCTCGATGCGGATCATCTCCGACATCTTCGCGTTCACCTCGCAGAAGATGCCGCGCTACAACTCGATCTCGATCTCCGGCTACCACATCCAGGAGGCCGGCGCGACGGCCGACCTGGAGCTCGCGTACACCCTGGCCGACGGGGTGGAGTATCTGCGGGCCGGGCAGGCCGCGGGCCTGGACGTGGACGCGTTCGCCCCGCGCCTCTCGTTCTTCTGGGCTATCGGCATGAACTTCTTCATGGAGATCGCGAAGCTGCGGGCGGCGCGGCTGCTGTGGGCGAAGCTGGTCGCGGAATTCGGCCCGAAGAATCCCAAATCCCTTTCCCTGCGCACCCATTCGCAGACCTCGGGCTGGTCCCTGACCGCGCAGGACGTGTTCAACAATGTGACGCGCACCTGCGTCGAGGCGATGGCCGCGACCCAGGGGCACACCCAGTCGCTGCACACCAACGCGCTCGACGAGGCACTCGCGCTGCCGACGGACTTCTCGGCGCGCATCGCCCGCAACACCCAGCTGCTGCTCCAGCAGGAGTCCGGTACCTGCCGGGTCATCGACCCGTGGGGCGGCAGCGCGTACGTGGAGAAGCTGACCCACGACCTGGCACGGCGGGCCTGGCAGCACATCGAGGAGGTCGAGGCGGCCGGCGGCATGGCCAAGGCCATCGACGCGGGCATCCCCAAGCTCCGGATCGAGGAGGCCGCGGCCCGTACACAGGCGCGGATCGACGCCGGACGCCAGCCCGTCATCGGCGTGAACAAGTACCGGGTGGAGACCGACGAGAAGATCGATGTGCTCAAGGTCGACAACTCCTCGGTGCGCGCCCAGCAGATCGAGAAGCTTCGCCGGCTGCGCGAGGAGCGTGACGAGGCGGCCTGCCAGAACGCGCTGCGCGCGCTGACCGCCGCTGCGGAGAGGGACCCCGGGCCGGGGCTCGAGGGCAACCTGCTGGCGCTGGCCGTGGACGCCGCGCGTGCGATGGCCACGGTCGGGGAGATCTCGGACGCGCTGGAGAAGGTCTACGGCAGGCACGCCGGCCAGATCCGTACGATCTCCGGGGTGTACCGCAAAGAGGCAGGAGAGTCCCCGTCCGTGGACCGCACCCGCACGCTCGTCGATGAGTTCCAGGAGGCGGAGGGACGGCGTCCGCGCATTCTCGTCGCCAAGATGGGCCAGGACGGACACGACCGCGGCCAGAAGGTGATCGCGACGGCCTTCGCCGACCTGGGCTTCGACGTCGATGTCGGCCCGCTCTTCCAGACACCGGGCGAGGTCGCCCGGCAGGCCGTCGAGGCGGACGTGCACATCGTAGGCGTCTCGTCGCTCGCCGCCGGCCACCTCACGCTCGTACCCGCGCTGCGTGAGGAGCTCGCGACCGAGGGCCGTGAGGACATCATGATCGTGGTGGGCGGGGTGATTCCGCCGCAGGACATCGACGCGCTGCACGAGGCGGGTGCCACGGCGGTGTTCCCGCCCGGCACGGTGATCCCGGACGCCGCCCACGACCTGGTCGCGCGGCTCGCCGCCGCTCTCGGCCACGAACTGTGA
- the pgm gene encoding phosphoglucomutase (alpha-D-glucose-1,6-bisphosphate-dependent), whose product MVHERAGQPAQPGDLVDVARLVTAYYTVRPDPAEPGQRVAFGTSGHRGSAFAAAFNDDHIAATTQAICDYRERQGTDGPLFLGADTHALSEPARITAVEVLAANGATVLIDSDDGYTPTPAVSHAILTYNRDRTGGLADGIVVTPSHNPPADGGFKYNPPHGGPAGSDATSWIQDRANALIEGGLKEVRRMPYARALAADTTGRHDFLTGYADDLPAVLDLDAVRDAGIRIGADPLGGASVAYWGRIAERHRLDLTVVNPLADPTWRFMTLDWDGKIRMDCSSPYAMASLIERRDAYTIATGNDADADRHGIVTPDGGLMNPNHYLAVAIRYLYSHREGWPAGTGIGKTLVSSSMIDRVASDLGRQLVEVPVGFKWFVDGLFGGTLGFGGEESAGASFLRRDGRVWTTDKDGILLALLASEITAVTGSTPSQHYRELAARFGDPAYARVDAPATREQKAVLARLSPEQVTANTLAGEPITAVLTEAPGNGAAIGGLKVCTESAWFAARPSGTEDVYKVYAESFQGAGHLAQVQDEARALVSDALGAQS is encoded by the coding sequence ATGGTTCACGAACGGGCCGGTCAGCCGGCGCAGCCCGGAGATCTGGTGGACGTGGCACGGCTGGTGACGGCCTATTACACGGTCCGTCCCGACCCGGCCGAGCCCGGCCAGCGCGTGGCCTTCGGAACCTCGGGGCACCGCGGATCGGCCTTCGCGGCTGCGTTCAACGACGACCACATCGCGGCCACCACCCAGGCCATCTGCGACTACCGCGAGCGACAGGGCACCGACGGGCCGCTGTTCCTCGGCGCCGACACCCACGCGCTGTCCGAACCCGCCCGGATCACGGCCGTGGAAGTACTGGCAGCCAACGGCGCCACCGTCCTTATCGACAGCGACGACGGCTACACCCCCACCCCCGCCGTGTCGCACGCGATCCTCACGTACAACCGGGACCGTACCGGCGGCCTCGCCGACGGCATCGTCGTCACCCCCTCGCACAACCCGCCCGCCGACGGGGGGTTCAAGTACAACCCCCCGCACGGCGGGCCGGCCGGTTCGGACGCCACCTCATGGATTCAGGACCGGGCCAACGCGTTGATCGAGGGAGGTCTGAAGGAAGTCCGGCGGATGCCCTACGCCCGGGCACTCGCCGCCGACACCACCGGACGGCACGACTTCCTGACCGGCTATGCCGACGACCTTCCCGCAGTCCTCGATCTGGACGCCGTTCGCGATGCCGGGATCCGGATCGGGGCGGACCCCCTCGGTGGAGCCTCGGTCGCCTACTGGGGGCGCATCGCCGAGCGCCACCGGCTCGACCTCACGGTGGTCAATCCGCTCGCCGACCCCACCTGGCGTTTCATGACGCTGGACTGGGACGGGAAGATCCGGATGGACTGTTCGTCGCCGTACGCCATGGCGTCCCTGATCGAGCGGCGCGACGCGTACACCATCGCCACCGGCAACGACGCCGACGCCGACCGGCACGGCATCGTCACGCCCGACGGTGGTCTGATGAACCCCAACCACTACCTGGCCGTCGCCATCCGGTACCTCTACTCCCACCGTGAGGGCTGGCCCGCCGGCACCGGAATCGGCAAGACCCTGGTCTCTTCCTCCATGATCGACCGGGTCGCCTCGGACCTCGGACGGCAACTGGTCGAAGTCCCGGTGGGCTTCAAGTGGTTCGTCGACGGACTGTTCGGCGGCACTCTGGGATTCGGCGGCGAGGAGTCCGCCGGAGCGTCCTTCCTGCGGCGCGACGGCCGGGTGTGGACGACCGACAAGGACGGCATCCTGCTTGCCCTGCTCGCCTCGGAGATCACGGCCGTCACCGGATCCACCCCGTCCCAGCACTACCGGGAACTCGCCGCCCGGTTCGGCGATCCCGCCTACGCCCGGGTCGACGCCCCGGCGACCCGGGAGCAGAAGGCGGTGCTGGCCAGGCTCTCCCCGGAGCAGGTCACCGCGAACACCTTGGCCGGAGAACCCATCACCGCCGTGCTCACCGAGGCGCCCGGTAACGGTGCCGCGATCGGCGGACTCAAGGTCTGCACCGAGAGCGCGTGGTTCGCGGCCCGCCCCTCGGGCACGGAGGACGTCTACAAGGTGTACGCGGAGAGCTTCCAGGGGGCCGGACACCTGGCCCAGGTCCAGGACGAGGCCCGCGCCCTGGTCTCCGACGCACTGGGCGCACAGAGCTGA
- a CDS encoding glycosyltransferase family 4 protein: MLQKSCTDEERLTVLHLVQPVEGGVARVVTDLVAAQVRAGLRAVVACPPDGPLAAGASTAGARVCAWPADRAPGNRLGREVLTAGRLIRACRPDVIHAHSAKAGLAGRLAVRGRVPTVFQPHAWSFEALEGRAAGLATAWERLGARWSDRILCVSESERLAGQRAGITAHWSVIHNGVDLNRFPPAREDSAASVRASLPLPEVIPADVPVVVCVGRLSRQKGQDVLLRAWRAAEVGGARLVLVGDGPYGDELRRNAPPGVLFIGSSPDVRPWIQAADLLVLPSRWEGMALAPLEAMACGTPVLLTDVNGARESLPPGHLPHCLVPPEDPAALAAALTTLLDDPALRAELGRTAQSRTRSLFDVTKTAGAVLRLYQELVGQSRPTTRKRTER; encoded by the coding sequence ATGCTGCAGAAGAGTTGCACCGACGAGGAACGACTGACGGTCCTTCACCTGGTCCAGCCGGTGGAGGGAGGCGTCGCGCGGGTCGTGACCGACCTTGTCGCGGCACAGGTCCGGGCGGGGCTGCGAGCCGTCGTGGCATGCCCTCCGGACGGCCCGCTCGCGGCCGGCGCGTCCACCGCCGGCGCCCGGGTGTGCGCGTGGCCGGCGGATCGTGCCCCCGGTAACCGGCTGGGCCGCGAGGTCCTCACGGCCGGGCGCCTGATCCGGGCCTGCCGCCCCGATGTGATCCATGCCCACAGCGCCAAGGCGGGGCTCGCGGGGCGCCTGGCAGTTCGCGGGCGGGTCCCGACGGTGTTCCAGCCGCATGCCTGGTCGTTCGAGGCCCTGGAGGGCCGGGCTGCCGGACTGGCCACGGCGTGGGAGCGGCTCGGGGCCCGGTGGAGCGACCGCATCCTCTGCGTCAGTGAGTCCGAGCGCCTGGCCGGACAGCGCGCGGGCATCACAGCGCACTGGTCGGTGATCCACAACGGTGTCGACCTGAACCGCTTCCCGCCTGCCCGCGAGGACTCCGCCGCGTCGGTGCGGGCTTCGCTTCCGCTGCCCGAGGTGATCCCGGCCGACGTACCGGTCGTCGTGTGCGTCGGCCGCCTGAGCCGGCAGAAGGGCCAGGACGTACTGCTGCGGGCCTGGCGGGCGGCAGAGGTCGGCGGTGCGCGGCTGGTCCTGGTGGGTGACGGGCCGTACGGGGACGAGCTGCGGCGCAACGCGCCTCCCGGTGTGCTGTTCATCGGCTCCAGCCCGGACGTGCGGCCGTGGATCCAGGCGGCGGATCTCCTGGTTCTCCCCTCACGCTGGGAGGGGATGGCGCTGGCCCCCCTCGAAGCCATGGCCTGCGGCACGCCCGTCCTGCTGACGGACGTCAACGGCGCCAGGGAAAGCCTGCCGCCCGGACACCTGCCCCACTGCCTCGTGCCGCCGGAGGACCCCGCAGCCCTTGCGGCGGCGCTGACCACACTGCTGGACGACCCGGCGCTGCGGGCGGAACTGGGCCGTACGGCGCAGAGCCGAACCCGGTCGCTCTTCGACGTGACGAAGACGGCCGGAGCGGTCCTGCGCCTCTATCAGGAACTTGTCGGCCAGTCCCGCCCCACGACGAGGAAGCGCACCGAGCGATGA
- a CDS encoding sugar transferase: MTTDSARVPRAAQATAVRRAASTILPPRGVRAGAPVPRAAGGSARRRAPVALMVSDTLSLGLAVALAAPGPWPPVAVLLQVTVQLLLNACRGLYRIGLSPSALAELPALAGLAAVQWYVIAEAVSAYDPRHAAGWLALGCAAGVQTVVSCGARAFVHRARLWSAGRSPQSTLVVGGGPVADRVVAVLQEHTRYGMRPVGRVVGSGTGTDAPAGQAPLPVLASVQDAGRAVVQNSVRHAVFTVPPEAVADGPELFALFTRHRCRVWLITDQETVARRRTGPRPDHVWGFAAHSLHAGPHRPVAHGAKRAMDAVLATVALVVASPVMAACALAVRVCDGPGVVFRQERIGRYGRPFVLLKFRTLRPADAHESATRWNVSADRRMSGVGRMLRRTSLDELPQLWNVVRGDMSLVGPRPERPYFVKQFSRVHPGYRTRHRMPVGITGLAQVHGLRGDTSIEDRARFDNRYIETWSLWQDMCVLARTAGSVFRLGGS, translated from the coding sequence ATGACGACGGATAGTGCACGTGTCCCCAGAGCCGCCCAGGCAACTGCCGTACGGCGTGCGGCTTCCACGATCCTCCCGCCCCGCGGTGTCAGGGCGGGCGCTCCGGTCCCACGGGCAGCGGGAGGGTCCGCCCGACGGCGGGCGCCGGTGGCGCTCATGGTCTCCGACACACTCTCGCTCGGCCTGGCCGTGGCCCTGGCCGCCCCCGGCCCGTGGCCTCCGGTGGCCGTCCTCCTGCAGGTCACCGTCCAGTTGCTCCTGAACGCCTGCCGGGGCCTCTACCGGATCGGTCTCTCCCCGTCGGCCCTGGCGGAACTCCCCGCGCTGGCCGGGCTGGCCGCGGTGCAGTGGTACGTCATCGCCGAGGCGGTGTCCGCGTACGACCCGCGCCACGCCGCCGGGTGGCTGGCACTCGGCTGCGCCGCCGGCGTCCAGACCGTGGTGAGCTGCGGCGCCCGTGCCTTCGTGCACCGGGCCCGGCTCTGGTCGGCCGGACGCAGCCCGCAGTCCACCCTGGTGGTCGGCGGCGGTCCGGTCGCCGACCGGGTCGTCGCCGTGCTGCAGGAGCACACGCGGTACGGGATGCGGCCGGTGGGCCGGGTGGTGGGCTCCGGCACCGGTACGGACGCGCCTGCCGGCCAGGCGCCGCTTCCCGTCCTCGCGTCGGTACAGGACGCCGGCCGGGCGGTCGTACAGAACTCCGTACGGCACGCCGTCTTCACCGTCCCGCCGGAGGCCGTGGCCGACGGGCCGGAACTCTTCGCGCTGTTCACACGGCACCGCTGCCGGGTGTGGCTGATCACCGATCAGGAGACGGTCGCGCGGCGTCGGACCGGGCCCCGTCCGGACCATGTGTGGGGTTTCGCGGCCCACTCGCTGCACGCCGGACCGCACCGTCCGGTGGCGCACGGGGCGAAGCGGGCCATGGACGCCGTCCTGGCCACGGTCGCCCTGGTGGTGGCGTCCCCGGTGATGGCCGCCTGCGCACTCGCCGTGCGCGTGTGTGACGGCCCCGGGGTCGTCTTCCGGCAGGAGCGGATCGGCAGGTACGGAAGGCCGTTCGTCCTGCTCAAGTTCCGCACCCTGCGCCCGGCCGACGCCCACGAGTCGGCCACCCGGTGGAACGTGTCGGCGGACCGGCGCATGAGCGGTGTCGGCAGGATGCTGCGCAGGACGTCGCTCGACGAGCTTCCGCAGCTGTGGAACGTCGTGCGCGGGGACATGAGCCTGGTCGGCCCTCGCCCCGAACGCCCTTACTTCGTCAAGCAGTTCAGCCGCGTGCATCCCGGCTACCGGACCCGGCACCGGATGCCGGTCGGGATCACCGGACTCGCTCAGGTGCACGGCCTTCGCGGCGACACCTCGATCGAGGACCGGGCCCGCTTCGACAACCGCTACATCGAGACCTGGTCACTGTGGCAGGACATGTGCGTGCTGGCGCGCACCGCCGGCTCGGTGTTCCGGCTCGGAGGCAGCTGA